Proteins from a single region of Gemmatimonadaceae bacterium:
- the rpsP gene encoding 30S ribosomal protein S16 has protein sequence MAVRIRLRREGRKKSPAYRIVVTESTMPRDGRFIEIIGTYQPQLKGNSVTLKGDRANHWLDVGAQPSDTVRSILRRAGVLKARHEARLAKKLQAAAVPLAENKPEEA, from the coding sequence ATGGCCGTCCGTATCCGCCTGCGCCGCGAGGGCCGCAAGAAGTCGCCCGCGTATCGCATCGTCGTCACCGAGTCCACGATGCCGCGCGATGGGCGCTTCATCGAGATCATCGGGACCTACCAGCCGCAACTCAAGGGCAACAGCGTCACGCTCAAGGGCGATCGGGCCAACCACTGGCTCGACGTCGGCGCGCAGCCGAGCGACACGGTGCGCTCCATCCTCCGACGCGCCGGGGTGCTCAAGGCCCGCCACGAGGCCCGCCTCGCGAAGAAGCTCCAGGCCGCGGCCGTGCCGCTGGCCGAGAACAAGCCCGAAGAGGCGTAA
- the rimM gene encoding 16S rRNA processing protein RimM: protein MSTPAPDETPLIIVGRLRRAHGIRGELLVEPMTETPDAIFAPGARVFAGTATGDPGPSPRTLTVEDAREFRDLLLVTFEEIVDRTEAEKWRDRYLLVPEADVEAPADDEIFVHQLAGLELFAGDGTHIGTVLGSYDVAGRLLLEVRRAQGTVLLPYEAPFISAVDVPGRRLVMTLPDGMLD from the coding sequence GTGAGCACGCCGGCGCCTGACGAGACGCCGCTCATCATCGTGGGCCGGCTGCGACGAGCGCACGGCATCCGCGGTGAACTGCTGGTGGAACCGATGACCGAAACGCCGGACGCGATCTTCGCGCCCGGCGCTCGTGTTTTCGCCGGAACCGCCACAGGTGACCCGGGCCCGTCGCCCCGCACGCTCACCGTCGAAGATGCGCGGGAGTTCAGGGATCTCCTGCTCGTGACGTTCGAGGAGATCGTCGATCGCACCGAAGCCGAGAAGTGGCGCGATCGCTACCTCCTGGTCCCGGAAGCGGACGTCGAGGCCCCCGCGGATGACGAGATCTTCGTCCACCAGCTCGCCGGCCTCGAGCTGTTTGCCGGCGATGGAACGCACATCGGAACGGTCCTCGGGAGCTATGATGTTGCCGGTCGTTTGCTCCTCGAGGTGCGCCGCGCGCAGGGCACCGTGCTCCTGCCCTACGAAGCGCCGTTCATCTCCGCGGTGGACGTCCCCGGACGGCGCCTGGTCATGACGCTCCCCGACGGCATGCTCGACTGA
- the trmD gene encoding tRNA (guanosine(37)-N1)-methyltransferase TrmD, protein MQITIVTIFPEFFHTPLSLSIPAQAAAAGSVSFRVVNLRDYTHDRHRTVDDYPYGGGAGMVMKPEPFFEAVEALGCVAPVVLLSPRGRTFTQADAQRFADGAELTLLCGHYKDVDQRVADHLATEELSLGDFVLSGGEPAALAIVDAVVRLLPGAMSDHESARTDSFYLPQQGLSAPSYTRPPEYRGHAVPEVLLSGHHERIAQWRAQEGARLTRERADGVGRRD, encoded by the coding sequence GTGCAAATCACCATCGTCACGATCTTTCCCGAGTTCTTCCACACGCCGCTGTCGCTCAGCATCCCGGCGCAGGCGGCGGCCGCGGGCAGTGTGTCGTTCCGGGTGGTCAACCTCCGCGACTACACGCACGACCGGCACCGCACGGTCGACGACTATCCGTACGGGGGTGGCGCGGGCATGGTCATGAAGCCCGAGCCCTTCTTCGAGGCTGTCGAGGCACTCGGCTGCGTGGCGCCCGTCGTGCTCCTTTCACCGCGTGGACGCACCTTCACCCAGGCCGACGCGCAGCGCTTCGCCGACGGCGCGGAACTCACGCTCCTCTGCGGCCACTACAAGGACGTCGACCAGCGCGTGGCCGATCACCTGGCCACCGAGGAACTCTCGCTCGGAGATTTCGTACTCAGTGGTGGCGAGCCGGCTGCGCTGGCGATCGTGGATGCCGTGGTGCGCCTGCTCCCGGGCGCCATGTCCGATCACGAGAGTGCGCGCACCGACTCGTTCTACCTGCCCCAGCAGGGACTGAGCGCCCCCAGCTACACTCGGCCCCCCGAGTATCGCGGGCACGCGGTCCCGGAGGTACTGCTCTCGGGGCACCACGAACGGATCGCGCAATGGCGAGCGCAGGAAGGCGCGCGGCTCACCAGGGAACGGGCGGACGGGGTGGGGCGCCGGGACTAG